AAATTTGGGAAAGTACACCTTTGCGGATGTAGTGTCCTACAGGTTGTCTCAAAAGCCTATAAGGATAGCAGCTTCTTTGGGTGCTTTGTCTACCGTCATCCTGTACTTGATAGCCCAGATGGTGGGCTCAGGAAGCCTTATAAAGCTTATGTTTGGAATACCCTATGAGTACGCTGTAGTGATAGTGGGTACCATAATGATAGCTTACGTGCTCTTCGGCGGCATGCTTGCTACAACGTGGGTACAGATAATAAAGGCCGCTCTACTCCTAGGTGGAGCTACACTCTTAGTTATCCTATCTCTGGCACATTACAACTTTGACTTAACTGGGATCTTCAACGATGCCGTAAAGAAGTATGGTGAAAAGGTTCTACTTCCCGGTGGTTTGGTAGCCAACCCATGGGACGCTCTGTCTTTGGGTATGGCCCTCATGTTCGGTACGGCTGGACTCCCCCACATACTCATGAGGTTTTACACGGTTCCAGACGCAAAGGAGGCCAGGAAGTCTGTCTTTTACGCCACGGGCTTTATAGGTTACTTCTACATACTTACCTTTGTAATAGGCTTTGCGGCTGCAGTCATAGTGGGTAGAGAAACCATAACCAGCATAGACAAGGGTGGAAACATGGCAGCGCTCCTACTCTCAGAAGCAATAGGTGGTACAGTTTTCTTGGGATTTATAGCTGCTGTTGCTTTTGCTACCATACTGGCCGTTGTGGCAGGTCTTACCCTCGCAGGAGCTTCCACGCTCTCCCACGACCTGTACGCAAACGTTGTAAGGGGCGGACACTCTTCCGAAGGGGAGGAAGTAAAGGTTGCTAAGATAGCTACCCTGGTGCTTGGTGTGATAGCCATACTCTTAGGAATAGCCTTTAAGGGTCAGAATGTGGCCTTCATGGTAGGTCTCGCCTTTGCCATAGCTGCAAGTGCCAACTTCCCAGCTCTTGTTATGTCCATATTCTGGAAGAAGTTCACCACAGCTGGAGCTGTAGGAAGCATACTGACTGGAACCATAGCCTCCGTAGTCTTGATAATACTTAGTCCCACCGTGTGGGTAGACCTACTCAAAAACCCTACCCCCATATTCCCATGGAAGAACCCAGCCCTCATATCCATGCCTTTGGCCTTCCTGGTAGGCATAATCCTATCTCTCCTAAAGCCTGAGAAGAGTGCTGAAGATAAATGGGAAGAGGAAAAGGTAAGGTCTTACCTGGGCATAGGAGCGGACTGATCCTCCTACCCGCCTGCCGGCGGGCTCCTTTAGCATGCAAGACGCAGAAGTTTTCCTCTCTCAGATAGAACCCTTCAAAAACCTACCACAGGAAGAGATAAGACGTGTGGTCTACAACCTTTGTGTTAGGTACTACAGAGCTTCGGAGGAGATTTTTAGAAAAGGAAGTACTCCTACAGAGCACCTCCTCATACTCAGGAAGGGGGCCTTAGTAGTAGAAGAGAATGATCAAATTCTACAGCTACTGCATGAGGGAGACGTTTTTGTCCTTCCTTCAAAACCTTTAGACTTTTCAGTCAAAGCGAAAGAAGATTCTGTAGTATTCTTTCTACAGAAGGGCATATTCTTGAATCTTTTACAAAAATACAGTTCCTTCGTGGAGTACTTCACGGAGGAGGTATCAAAAAAGATACAGAGAGCTTTACCTAAGGTAGATCCTTCCATAGACAAACTCTTCAGCATAAGAGTTACAGACCTTAACTACGAAAAGCCCATCCTTGTAGACAAGGATACAGATATAGGTCAGGTTTTAAAGTTTGTAGCTCAGTCTGAGCTTGGTAGCGTGATCGTTGACCTAAAGGGGCAGTATGGAATAATAACAGACAGGGATCTTATAAAGTTGCTGGCAAAGGAGCCAGAAGCCAAAAGGTTGACGGCTAAAGATGTATGCTCTACACCTCTCATAGGTGTTAATAAGGAAGCGTCTTTATTCCAAGCCATACTGCTCATGGCCAAACACGGTATAAGGAGGGTAGCCATCTACGACAATGACAAACCCATAGGCCTTCTTGATGACAGAAGCATAATAACCTACCAGACTAAGAACATCATATCCCTCACCCAGCAGATAGACAAAGCCAAAACTTTGGAAGACTTAAGGTATGCCTATACTCTGGCTAGAGAAAGTTATGTGGACTTCATAATGCGTGGGATAGACCCTCAGATGCTTGGCCTTTACATATCCGAGATAAACGACAGGATAATGAAAAGAACTGTCCTGATCACAATCCAGGAGATGGAAGTTGAACCCTTAGTACCCTACAGCATAATGGTCCTAGGAAGTGAAGGTAGGAGAGAGCAAAACTTAGGTACAGACCAAGACAATGCACTAGTTTACTTAGAAGAACCTCTGCTCGATGTGGACATCAAAAGGTATTTTGAGGAGTTTTCCCGACTGTACATAAAGAACCTTCTAAGTGTAGGCTTTCCCGAATGTCCAGGCAAGGTCATGCTCTCCTACCCAGACTGGCGGAAAAACTTCAACGAATGGACCAAGGCCATAACCTCTTGGATAGAAAAACCAGAAGAGAAGAACATGATAAACCTGAGCATACTCCTAGACGCTAGGAGTGTGTTTGGTGATCAGATAATAGTAGAAAGGTTAAAGAACACCATCTTTCAAAGGGTGGAGGAGTTTCCTCGTGTTTTGTCCTTCCTCTCCTTAAGTGCCGTAAAGTTTAAACCTCCCCTAGGCTTCTTAGGAAGCCTGGTTGTAGAAAAGTCAGGAGATCACAGGGGAGAATTAGACCTCAAGAAGGGTGGCATATTCCCCATAATGCACGGAGTTAGAGTCCTATCCCTGGAGTACAAGGTAGAGGATCTAAACACCTTTGACAGGATAAACCGCCTGCAGGAAAAGGGAGTACTTAGCAAGGATATGGCTAGAGACCTTACAGAAAGTTACAGGTTTTTGCTCTCCCTAAGGTTTAGATCTCAGGCCCGCAAGGTGCTTATGGGAAAAAACCCGGACAACTACGTAAACCCCGATGAGCTTTCAAAAGTGGAAAAGAGCCTTCTGAAAGAGATCTTTAGAACAGTGGAACGCTTTCAAGACTTTATAAGAGAACACTACAAGCTTGCGTACTATCAATGATAAGGTTTATATACAAAAAGCTCAAACCAGACATCTTCTACCAGTTTAACTGGGATGTAGACCTAAACACTCCTGTTGAGGATGCATGTTTTGTAGTGTTTGATACGGAAACGACAGGACTTGACATAAAAAAGGATGTTCCCATAAGCATAGGTGCCTTCAAGATAGAAAAGCTTCGTATAGAAATGTGGAAAAGCTTTAGCAGGGTCATTAAGACGGATAGGATCTTTGAAGAATCCATAAAGGTTCATGGCATAACACCCATGGATCTCTCAAACGCTGAAGAGCCAGTAAAGGTATGCAGAGAGTTTTTAGAGTATTCAAAGGGATGCGTGTTGGCAGGTTTCTTCTTAACTTTGGATGTGAGTATGGTAAGAAAGCTCGTAGTAAAGGAATGTAAGGGAGTGTTTTTACCATACGGTATAGACCTATTGGACCTTCTGGAGGAGAGGTTCGTAGGTAAGGATCTTATGCAGGTACTCAAGGCACACGGGATAAGTCCGCTCGGCCGTCTGCACAACGCCCTTGAGGATGCCTACCTTACAGCCTTGCTGTTCCTTATATACCTAAAAAGGTATGCACGAAAGAAGCTCAAGGACCTGCCCATAAAAGTCTTTTAGGAATATAATTATATAATGAAATTTTTATAAAGGAGGTGGCTAGAAATGACTATGGATAGAATGCTGAGGCTTACTTCTGGAGTGGTACTTCTTATAGTGCTGCTAGTTGGTATAATGCCTTCGGATGTACATTGGTTTTGGAAAGCCTTTTTGGCTTTCATGTCCATAAACCAGATACAGTCAGCCTTCACCAACTGGTGTCCAGTAGTAACCCTTTACAGGAAGCTCGGCATAAAGGAGTGCACCTGCTAAAGGAGAGTTTATATTAATAAAAGGGATGGAAATAATAATAGCTGAGCATGCCGGGTTTTGTTTTGGTGTAAAAAGAGCCATAAGACTCGCAGAAGAGTCAGCCAAAGAAGCAGAGGGAAACGTATACACAGAGGGTCCCCTTATACATAACCCACAGGAGGTCAGAAGGCTAGAGGCCCTTGGTGTAAAGGTACTAAATGGCAACACTCTAAAAGGTGGAGATACCATAATCATCAGATCTCATGGAATACCACCAAAGAGAGAAAGGGAGCTTTTGAGCAAGGGTATAAAGATAGTAGACGCCACCTGTCCCTACGTGAAAGCTGTACATGAGGCAGTTCAAAAGCTCTCTAAAGAAGGTTACTTTGTAGTCATCGTGGGAGAGAAGAACCACCCAGAGGTCATAGGCACCTTGGGGTACTTGGAAGAAGTGGGCGGAGTCGGGACGGTAGTAGAGTCTAAGGAAGACCTTAAGGATGTTCTAGGTAAGGAAAAAGTAGGAGTGGTGGCACAGACTACGCAGAACGAACAGTTCTTTAAGGAAGTGGTAGGGGAGATAGCCCTTTGGTGCAAGGAACTTAAGGTTATAAACACCATATGTAACGCAACCTCCGAGAGGCAAGAAGATGTATACAAACTGGCAGGCAACGTGGATGTGATGATCATAGTAGGTGGAAAGAACAGCGGCAACACTAGAAGGCTTTATGAGATATCTAAAGCTCTAAACCCAAAGAGCTATCACGTAGAGACGGCGGAAGAGCTACAAAAAGAGTGGTTTGAGGGAGTCAAAAGGGTAGGTATAACTGCGGGCGCATCAACACCCGACTGGATCATACAAGAGGTCTACCAGAGGATAAAGCACCTATGTT
The DNA window shown above is from Thermocrinis minervae and carries:
- the actP gene encoding cation/acetate symporter ActP; translated protein: MQKTSLGQPNAVAIFFFFLFVIVTLAITYWAAKRTKTATEFYAAGRSVSGFQNGLALAGDYMSAASFLGIAGLVALKGYDGLIYSIGFLVGWPIVMFLVAEQLRNLGKYTFADVVSYRLSQKPIRIAASLGALSTVILYLIAQMVGSGSLIKLMFGIPYEYAVVIVGTIMIAYVLFGGMLATTWVQIIKAALLLGGATLLVILSLAHYNFDLTGIFNDAVKKYGEKVLLPGGLVANPWDALSLGMALMFGTAGLPHILMRFYTVPDAKEARKSVFYATGFIGYFYILTFVIGFAAAVIVGRETITSIDKGGNMAALLLSEAIGGTVFLGFIAAVAFATILAVVAGLTLAGASTLSHDLYANVVRGGHSSEGEEVKVAKIATLVLGVIAILLGIAFKGQNVAFMVGLAFAIAASANFPALVMSIFWKKFTTAGAVGSILTGTIASVVLIILSPTVWVDLLKNPTPIFPWKNPALISMPLAFLVGIILSLLKPEKSAEDKWEEEKVRSYLGIGAD
- a CDS encoding putative nucleotidyltransferase substrate binding domain-containing protein, with amino-acid sequence MQDAEVFLSQIEPFKNLPQEEIRRVVYNLCVRYYRASEEIFRKGSTPTEHLLILRKGALVVEENDQILQLLHEGDVFVLPSKPLDFSVKAKEDSVVFFLQKGIFLNLLQKYSSFVEYFTEEVSKKIQRALPKVDPSIDKLFSIRVTDLNYEKPILVDKDTDIGQVLKFVAQSELGSVIVDLKGQYGIITDRDLIKLLAKEPEAKRLTAKDVCSTPLIGVNKEASLFQAILLMAKHGIRRVAIYDNDKPIGLLDDRSIITYQTKNIISLTQQIDKAKTLEDLRYAYTLARESYVDFIMRGIDPQMLGLYISEINDRIMKRTVLITIQEMEVEPLVPYSIMVLGSEGRREQNLGTDQDNALVYLEEPLLDVDIKRYFEEFSRLYIKNLLSVGFPECPGKVMLSYPDWRKNFNEWTKAITSWIEKPEEKNMINLSILLDARSVFGDQIIVERLKNTIFQRVEEFPRVLSFLSLSAVKFKPPLGFLGSLVVEKSGDHRGELDLKKGGIFPIMHGVRVLSLEYKVEDLNTFDRINRLQEKGVLSKDMARDLTESYRFLLSLRFRSQARKVLMGKNPDNYVNPDELSKVEKSLLKEIFRTVERFQDFIREHYKLAYYQ
- a CDS encoding 3'-5' exonuclease, with translation MIRFIYKKLKPDIFYQFNWDVDLNTPVEDACFVVFDTETTGLDIKKDVPISIGAFKIEKLRIEMWKSFSRVIKTDRIFEESIKVHGITPMDLSNAEEPVKVCREFLEYSKGCVLAGFFLTLDVSMVRKLVVKECKGVFLPYGIDLLDLLEERFVGKDLMQVLKAHGISPLGRLHNALEDAYLTALLFLIYLKRYARKKLKDLPIKVF
- a CDS encoding YgaP family membrane protein, whose amino-acid sequence is MDRMLRLTSGVVLLIVLLVGIMPSDVHWFWKAFLAFMSINQIQSAFTNWCPVVTLYRKLGIKECTC
- the ispH gene encoding 4-hydroxy-3-methylbut-2-enyl diphosphate reductase translates to MEIIIAEHAGFCFGVKRAIRLAEESAKEAEGNVYTEGPLIHNPQEVRRLEALGVKVLNGNTLKGGDTIIIRSHGIPPKRERELLSKGIKIVDATCPYVKAVHEAVQKLSKEGYFVVIVGEKNHPEVIGTLGYLEEVGGVGTVVESKEDLKDVLGKEKVGVVAQTTQNEQFFKEVVGEIALWCKELKVINTICNATSERQEDVYKLAGNVDVMIIVGGKNSGNTRRLYEISKALNPKSYHVETAEELQKEWFEGVKRVGITAGASTPDWIIQEVYQRIKHLCS